Proteins co-encoded in one Methylobacterium sp. WL1 genomic window:
- a CDS encoding family 16 glycosylhydrolase, with protein sequence MPIDPKNLAQTATLTYSAEFDTLQLWNGTSGLDTAGGPQWGSYVTATGTRPFNQEQEWYLRADHLVGGSGAALPNPFGVHDGILTITAAPSDPALLPDLGGQPYTSGMINTSHSFSQTYGYFEMRAELPAGQGMWPAFWLLSKDGSWPPEIDVMEMLGHDSDTLYTSVHSLAPGQTAGDHTLSQGTAHVADMSGGFHTYGVDWGPDSLAFYFDGQEVYRTPTPASLDKPMYMIANLAVGGTWPGDADATTPFPAHMNIDYLRAYQANPSSAGASLEPVFHFYDASTGQHLYTASTAERDTLTGSQTAYAYQGVGWAAPTDTAGTADVFHFTNAATGDHFYTASAAERDGLIGSGSGYRYDGVAFEAYTDPSAPGSAAMNIERFVNTESGRHYYASSAAEITYIEKGHAGTGWIDEGHAFTLHAPTQSMFGL encoded by the coding sequence ATGCCGATCGACCCAAAGAACCTCGCGCAGACCGCGACCCTGACCTACAGCGCCGAGTTCGACACGCTGCAGCTCTGGAACGGGACCTCGGGCCTCGACACGGCGGGCGGGCCGCAATGGGGCAGCTACGTCACGGCGACCGGGACGCGTCCGTTCAACCAGGAGCAGGAATGGTACCTCCGCGCCGACCATCTCGTCGGCGGAAGCGGCGCGGCTTTGCCGAACCCGTTCGGCGTCCATGACGGCATCCTGACCATCACGGCCGCGCCGTCCGACCCGGCGCTGCTCCCGGACCTCGGCGGCCAGCCCTACACGTCCGGGATGATCAACACGTCCCACAGCTTCAGCCAGACCTACGGCTACTTCGAGATGCGGGCCGAGCTGCCGGCCGGGCAGGGGATGTGGCCGGCCTTCTGGCTGCTGTCGAAGGACGGCTCCTGGCCCCCCGAGATCGACGTGATGGAGATGCTCGGGCACGACTCCGACACGCTCTACACCAGCGTCCACAGCCTGGCGCCCGGCCAGACCGCCGGCGACCACACCCTGAGCCAGGGCACCGCGCACGTCGCCGACATGAGCGGGGGCTTCCACACCTACGGGGTCGACTGGGGGCCCGACAGCCTGGCCTTCTACTTCGACGGCCAGGAGGTCTACCGCACGCCGACGCCGGCCAGCCTGGACAAGCCGATGTACATGATCGCCAACCTGGCGGTCGGCGGCACGTGGCCGGGCGATGCCGACGCGACGACGCCGTTCCCGGCCCACATGAACATCGACTACCTGCGCGCCTACCAGGCCAACCCGAGCAGTGCGGGCGCGAGCCTGGAGCCGGTCTTCCACTTCTACGACGCGTCCACCGGACAGCACCTCTACACGGCCAGCACGGCGGAACGGGACACCCTGACGGGTTCCCAGACGGCCTACGCGTATCAGGGGGTCGGCTGGGCGGCGCCCACCGACACGGCCGGCACCGCGGACGTGTTCCACTTCACCAACGCGGCAACCGGCGACCATTTCTACACGGCCAGCGCCGCCGAGCGGGACGGCCTGATCGGGTCCGGCTCGGGCTACCGCTACGACGGCGTCGCCTTCGAGGCCTACACGGATCCGTCCGCGCCCGGATCGGCCGCGATGAACATCGAGCGGTTCGTCAACACCGAGAGCGGCCGCCACTACTACGCGTCGAGCGCCGCGGAGATCACCTATATCGAGAAGGGCCACGCCGGCACCGGCTGGATCGACGAGGGCCACGCCTTCACGCTCCACGCCCCGACCCAGAGCATGTTCGGCCTGTAG
- the senA gene encoding selenoneine synthase SenA, with product MRTPVSAADLVAMLQDARARTLELVAGLDRDRLMGPKSDLVNPLLWEIGHLAWFHEHFILRALDGQPPLMAEADALYDSARVPHATRWSIPLPALPETLGYMARVHEALIRRLADREPTGEEADLYQLVTFHEDMHDEAFTYTRQTLGYPAPAFAVSASARSAGTGPWPGDATVGGGTWRLGSEPGGFVFDNEKWAHPVPVAPFRIARAPVTNAEFAAFVADGGYRADAHWDADGAGWRDGCGAAHPAYWTPHGARDWTVRRFDRDAPLAPDEPVVHVNWHEANAYCRWAGRRLPTEAEWEVAAAGAPAHDGTLGGTKRGYPWGDAPPTADRANLDGGHLGCVDVAAYPAGDSAWGCRQMLGNVWEWTASPFLPYPGFAPDAYKEYSEPAFGTRKVLRGGAWATRSRMVDTGYRNFFGPERRDVFAGFRTVAL from the coding sequence ATGCGCACACCGGTTTCCGCTGCCGACCTCGTGGCCATGCTGCAGGATGCCCGGGCGCGAACGCTCGAACTGGTGGCAGGCCTCGATCGTGACCGCCTCATGGGGCCGAAATCTGATCTCGTGAACCCGCTCCTGTGGGAAATCGGGCATCTCGCCTGGTTTCACGAACATTTCATCCTGAGAGCGCTCGACGGGCAGCCGCCGCTGATGGCCGAGGCCGACGCGCTCTACGATTCCGCCCGGGTGCCGCACGCGACGCGCTGGTCGATCCCGCTGCCGGCGCTGCCGGAGACCCTGGGCTACATGGCGCGGGTCCACGAGGCCCTGATCCGGCGTCTGGCCGACCGCGAGCCGACAGGCGAGGAGGCCGACCTCTACCAGCTCGTCACCTTCCACGAGGACATGCACGACGAGGCCTTCACGTACACGCGCCAGACGCTGGGCTATCCCGCGCCGGCCTTCGCCGTATCGGCCAGCGCCCGGTCCGCGGGAACCGGCCCGTGGCCGGGCGACGCCACCGTGGGCGGCGGAACCTGGCGGCTCGGATCCGAGCCCGGGGGCTTCGTGTTCGACAATGAGAAATGGGCGCATCCGGTACCGGTCGCGCCGTTCCGCATCGCCCGCGCGCCGGTGACCAATGCAGAGTTCGCGGCCTTCGTCGCGGATGGCGGCTACCGCGCGGACGCCCACTGGGACGCGGACGGGGCGGGTTGGCGCGACGGCTGCGGGGCCGCGCACCCGGCCTACTGGACGCCTCACGGCGCGCGGGACTGGACCGTCCGCAGGTTCGACCGGGACGCGCCGCTGGCGCCCGACGAGCCGGTCGTCCACGTCAACTGGCACGAGGCCAACGCCTATTGCCGCTGGGCCGGCCGGCGCCTGCCCACGGAGGCGGAATGGGAGGTCGCCGCCGCCGGAGCGCCGGCGCACGATGGGACGCTCGGTGGCACCAAGCGCGGCTATCCCTGGGGCGATGCCCCGCCCACGGCCGACCGCGCCAATCTCGACGGCGGCCATCTCGGCTGCGTCGACGTCGCCGCCTACCCCGCGGGCGACAGCGCCTGGGGTTGCCGGCAGATGCTCGGCAACGTCTGGGAATGGACCGCGAGTCCCTTCCTGCCCTATCCCGGCTTCGCGCCCGACGCCTACAAGGAGTATTCGGAGCCGGCCTTCGGGACGCGCAAGGTCCTGCGCGGGGGCGCCTGGGCGACCCGCTCGCGCATGGTCGACACCGGCTATCGCAACTTCTTCGGCCCGGAGCGCCGGGACGTGTTCGCCGGCTTCCGCACGGTGGCGCTTTAG
- a CDS encoding type I secretion system permease/ATPase, translated as MTDERVLRAAKRREFWAAIGAGRTALITVMIVSGLINLLMLTAPIFMLQVYDRVLPSRSIATLVGLAGIALMLFVIQSVFEVFRARILSRFGRLVDERLGPRIFRTLLARGSETPRGDDGPQALRDLDTVRGFVSSMALTAFFDLPWVPLYIAVCFLFHPWLGAAIAAGALFLCVLTVLTDWASAETTRETVRVAGERRSFTDMAHRTAPLLCALGMRSRVADLWQVRTRRNLDVATSGNDLAIGFGAVARLLRTVLQSGILGLGAYLVVREEATAGVMLAATILSARALAPVDLAIANWKSFSAARQAWSRLVAFLPRREPETLTPLPAPRESVRVTALSIAAPGTDSLILHDVNVALAPGSALGVIGASGSGKSTFARALVGLARPVRGVIRLDGAAIDQWDPDALGRAVGYLPQDIEMFDGTIAENITRFDPAPDPEALQSAAKAAGVHEVVLRLPGGYDARVGAGGLGLSGGQRQRIALARALYGDPFLVVLDEPNSNLDVDGDRALSAAVQGVRARGGIVVVIAHRPSALAAVDRILVLGEGRVRLHGPRDEVLAQLGALTRQTPTRVA; from the coding sequence TTGACCGACGAACGCGTGTTGCGTGCTGCCAAGCGCCGGGAATTCTGGGCCGCGATCGGGGCCGGGCGCACCGCCCTGATCACCGTGATGATCGTCAGCGGCCTGATCAACCTGCTGATGCTGACCGCCCCGATCTTCATGCTGCAGGTCTACGACCGGGTGCTGCCGAGCCGCAGCATCGCCACCCTGGTCGGGCTCGCCGGCATCGCCCTGATGCTGTTCGTGATCCAGAGCGTGTTCGAGGTCTTCCGCGCCCGGATCCTGTCGCGGTTCGGCCGCCTGGTGGACGAGCGCCTCGGTCCGCGGATCTTCCGGACCCTGCTGGCGCGCGGCTCCGAGACGCCCCGCGGCGACGACGGCCCCCAGGCCCTGCGCGACCTCGACACCGTGCGGGGCTTCGTGTCGAGTATGGCGCTCACCGCCTTCTTCGACCTGCCCTGGGTGCCGCTCTACATTGCGGTCTGCTTCCTGTTCCATCCCTGGCTCGGGGCGGCGATCGCGGCCGGCGCCCTGTTCCTGTGCGTGCTGACGGTCCTGACCGACTGGGCCTCCGCCGAGACCACCCGGGAGACCGTGCGGGTCGCCGGCGAGCGCCGGTCCTTCACCGACATGGCGCACCGGACGGCGCCGCTGCTCTGCGCGCTGGGGATGCGGTCGCGGGTGGCCGACCTCTGGCAGGTCCGGACCCGCCGGAACCTCGACGTCGCCACCTCCGGCAACGACCTGGCCATCGGCTTCGGTGCGGTCGCGCGCTTGCTGCGCACGGTGCTGCAATCCGGGATCCTGGGGCTCGGCGCCTACCTGGTGGTGCGCGAAGAGGCCACCGCCGGCGTCATGCTGGCCGCCACGATCCTGTCGGCCCGGGCGCTCGCGCCGGTGGACCTCGCCATCGCCAACTGGAAGTCGTTCTCGGCCGCCCGGCAGGCCTGGAGCCGGCTCGTGGCGTTCCTGCCCCGGCGGGAGCCGGAGACCCTGACACCCCTGCCGGCGCCCCGGGAGAGCGTGCGCGTGACCGCCCTGTCGATCGCCGCCCCCGGGACCGACAGCCTGATCCTGCACGACGTCAACGTCGCCTTGGCCCCCGGCAGCGCGCTCGGGGTGATCGGCGCCAGCGGCTCGGGCAAGTCCACCTTCGCCCGCGCGCTCGTCGGCCTGGCCCGTCCGGTCCGCGGGGTGATCCGCCTCGACGGCGCGGCGATCGACCAGTGGGATCCCGACGCCCTCGGGCGCGCCGTCGGCTACCTGCCGCAGGACATCGAGATGTTCGACGGCACCATCGCGGAGAACATCACCCGGTTCGACCCGGCGCCGGACCCGGAGGCCCTGCAATCGGCCGCGAAGGCGGCGGGCGTCCACGAGGTCGTGCTGCGGCTTCCGGGCGGCTATGACGCCCGGGTCGGCGCCGGCGGGCTCGGCCTGTCGGGGGGCCAGCGCCAGCGGATCGCGCTGGCGCGGGCGCTCTACGGCGACCCGTTCCTGGTGGTGCTGGACGAGCCGAACTCCAACCTCGACGTCGACGGCGACCGCGCCCTGTCGGCCGCCGTGCAGGGCGTGCGCGCCCGGGGCGGCATCGTCGTGGTGATCGCCCACCGGCCGAGCGCGCTGGCGGCGGTGGACCGCATCCTGGTCCTGGGCGAGGGCCGCGTGCGCCTGCACGGGCCCCGCGACGAGGTGTTGGCGCAGCTGGGCGCCCTGACCCGGCAGACACCCACGAGGGTCGCATGA
- a CDS encoding TAXI family TRAP transporter solute-binding subunit — MPSDLSWLLRRETLLAGAVLLLGVAALAAWYLLQATVLTVAVAPRDGTEPALIKAYADALESGRTGLRLKILAFEDVRESAAALQDGRADLAVVRPDVLLPTNGLTLAILRDQAMIIASPEQAGITDFPHLAGKRIGIGTHRDADIGLLKSLLGYYGLTLEPAAGTGPGDRAVVLVPVAEDGVAGALREKRIDAFISIIAPSAPKALDLVAAVRSVARGGKVAFVAVADDDAVIERFPKLQAVAIPGGLFGGRPKLPADDVKTVGASYRLMARASLSRAVAADLTQQLFEKRTQAANATEAADYVQAPSYETTVAATSARIPIHPGAIDYYEREQHGFVERYGDTLYLLGALAGGLVSVLAWIRQRLAGLRREHIDEIVERLLEITEQARAAQDPAATAGLTREVDRLAGDAVRYARERAPTRPRCRPSPSPSTPPGRRSRTCAATPPRTDRAGMASAPRWEAGGAGAGRYGRQRATTRRRDSRSRAGANRSAGPRRTRPGCPGTRALPRRAGAGRPGRPRRRPGNSRDRPAPAGRACRGCRRRSPAGRTRGLPTPRWHRPPAEN, encoded by the coding sequence ATGCCGAGCGATCTGTCCTGGCTGCTGCGCCGCGAGACCCTGCTGGCCGGCGCCGTCCTGCTCCTCGGTGTCGCGGCCCTGGCCGCCTGGTATCTCCTGCAGGCGACCGTGCTCACCGTCGCGGTGGCGCCCCGGGACGGCACCGAGCCCGCCCTGATCAAAGCCTACGCGGACGCGCTGGAATCGGGCCGCACGGGCCTGCGCCTCAAGATCCTCGCTTTCGAGGACGTGCGCGAGAGCGCCGCCGCCCTGCAGGACGGTCGGGCCGACCTGGCGGTGGTCCGGCCCGACGTGCTGCTGCCGACCAACGGGCTCACCCTGGCGATCCTGCGCGACCAGGCGATGATCATCGCCTCGCCCGAGCAGGCCGGCATCACGGATTTCCCGCACCTGGCCGGCAAGCGGATCGGCATCGGCACGCACCGGGACGCCGATATCGGACTGCTCAAGAGCCTCCTCGGCTATTACGGCCTGACGCTGGAGCCGGCGGCGGGCACCGGACCGGGCGACCGCGCGGTCGTGCTCGTGCCGGTCGCCGAGGATGGCGTGGCCGGCGCGCTGCGCGAGAAGCGGATTGACGCCTTCATCAGCATCATCGCGCCCTCCGCGCCCAAGGCGCTCGATCTGGTCGCGGCGGTCCGCTCGGTGGCGCGCGGCGGCAAGGTCGCGTTCGTCGCCGTGGCGGACGACGACGCCGTGATTGAGCGCTTCCCCAAGCTCCAGGCGGTGGCCATCCCGGGCGGCCTGTTCGGCGGCCGGCCCAAGCTTCCGGCCGACGACGTGAAGACGGTGGGCGCCTCCTACCGGCTGATGGCCCGCGCATCCCTCAGCCGTGCCGTGGCGGCCGACCTGACCCAGCAGCTGTTCGAGAAGCGCACGCAGGCAGCCAACGCCACGGAGGCGGCCGATTACGTCCAGGCCCCGTCCTACGAGACCACGGTGGCGGCCACGAGCGCCCGGATCCCGATCCACCCGGGGGCGATCGACTATTACGAGCGCGAGCAGCACGGCTTCGTCGAGCGCTACGGCGACACGCTCTACCTGCTCGGCGCGCTCGCGGGCGGCCTGGTCTCGGTCCTGGCCTGGATCCGGCAGCGCCTGGCCGGCCTGCGCCGCGAGCACATCGACGAGATCGTGGAGCGGCTCCTGGAGATCACCGAACAGGCCCGCGCGGCCCAGGACCCGGCGGCGACCGCCGGGCTGACCCGCGAGGTCGACCGCCTGGCCGGCGACGCCGTCCGCTACGCCCGCGAGCGTGCCCCGACGCGGCCACGATGTCGGCCGTCGCCATCGCCCTCGACACCGCCCGGGCGACGATCGCGGACCTGCGCCGCCACGCCGCCGCGGACTGACCGGGCCGGGATGGCTTCTGCGCCGCGTTGGGAAGCCGGGGGCGCCGGAGCGGGGCGCTACGGGCGGCAGCGCGCGACGACGCGCCGGAGGGACTCGCGCTCCCGGGCCGGCGCGAACAGGTCTGCCGGGCCGCGCCGCACGCGGCCAGGGTGTCCAGGAACCCGGGCTCTTCCTCGGCGCGCAGGAGCAGGGAGGCCAGGGCGGCCTCGTCGAAGACCGGGAAATAGCCGGGATAGGCCGGCCCCAGCAGGCCGCGCGTGCCGGGGATGTCGGAGGCGATCACCGGCAGGCCGGACACGAGGGCTTCCGACACCACGTTGGCACCGCCCTCCTGCTGAGAACTGA
- a CDS encoding putative selenate ABC transporter substrate-binding protein has product MLRRTLNGALLAGLGCLVASGPAGAQERAKPAFVFTGIPDQDESRLVERFGKVARYLEGKLGVPVTYIPVKNYPAAVTAFTNGQVQLAWFGGFTGVQARKASPGAQAIAQGAEDAAFKTYLIANTKTGLAKSADFPKAVAGKTFTFGSRASTSGRLMPEYFIRAAFPGKTPEEVFSRVGFSGDHTRTIQLVQSGAFEVGAVDYSVWDLDDKAGKVDHTTVGIIWESPPFPDYQWTVRGDVDAIYGAGFTETLKAALVGITDPAILAPFARSKFIPVTNAAYEPIERVAKSTGLLD; this is encoded by the coding sequence ATGCTGAGACGGACGTTGAACGGGGCGTTGCTGGCGGGACTGGGATGTCTCGTCGCATCCGGCCCCGCGGGCGCGCAGGAGCGCGCGAAACCGGCCTTCGTCTTCACCGGCATTCCCGACCAAGACGAGAGTCGTCTCGTGGAGCGCTTCGGCAAGGTCGCGCGCTATCTCGAGGGCAAGCTCGGCGTCCCCGTGACGTACATCCCCGTGAAGAACTACCCGGCGGCGGTGACGGCCTTCACCAACGGCCAGGTGCAACTCGCGTGGTTCGGAGGCTTCACCGGGGTGCAGGCGCGCAAGGCCTCGCCCGGTGCGCAGGCGATCGCGCAAGGCGCCGAGGACGCGGCCTTCAAGACCTACCTCATCGCCAACACGAAGACCGGCCTGGCGAAGTCGGCCGACTTCCCGAAGGCGGTCGCCGGCAAGACGTTCACGTTCGGCTCGCGCGCCTCGACCTCGGGTCGCCTGATGCCGGAGTATTTCATCCGCGCGGCGTTCCCGGGCAAGACGCCCGAGGAGGTGTTCTCCCGCGTCGGCTTCTCCGGGGACCACACCCGCACGATCCAGCTCGTCCAGTCCGGAGCTTTCGAGGTCGGGGCGGTCGACTACTCGGTGTGGGACTTGGACGACAAGGCCGGCAAGGTCGACCACACGACCGTCGGCATCATCTGGGAGAGCCCGCCGTTTCCCGACTACCAGTGGACCGTGCGGGGCGATGTCGACGCGATCTACGGCGCCGGCTTCACCGAGACGCTGAAGGCGGCCCTCGTCGGCATCACCGATCCGGCGATCCTGGCGCCCTTCGCCCGCTCGAAGTTCATCCCGGTCACCAATGCCGCCTATGAGCCGATCGAGCGCGTGGCGAAATCCACGGGCTTGCTGGACTGA
- the selD gene encoding selenide, water dikinase SelD: MDTPPVRLTSLAHGGGCGCKLDPAVLRTLLADQPVAGPFERLLVGNETADDAAVWALDDGTCLIATTDFFTPMVDDPHDFGRIAATNAISDVYAMGGKPILALAILGMPVGKIAPEIVARILKGGAATCAEAGIPIAGGHSIDTPEPIYGLAVIGLCDRARIRRNADARAGDVAILTKPLGVGIYSAAIKREALDAAGYADFVATTTRLNRVGADLAGDAEVHAITDITGFGLLGHGLELARGAGLTFVVAAGAIPLLPRAEALARDGFVTGASHRNWASFGGQVTLPEDLPDWRRHILTDPQTSGGLLVTCSPGRAEAILAQVRAAGFAQAAIVGRFEAGAPGIRVEA, translated from the coding sequence ATGGATACGCCTCCGGTCCGCCTCACCAGCCTCGCCCATGGCGGAGGCTGCGGCTGCAAGCTCGATCCGGCGGTGCTGCGCACGCTCCTCGCCGACCAGCCGGTGGCCGGCCCATTCGAGCGCCTGCTCGTGGGCAACGAGACGGCCGACGACGCGGCGGTCTGGGCCCTGGATGACGGGACCTGCCTCATCGCCACGACGGACTTCTTCACGCCGATGGTGGACGATCCCCACGATTTCGGTCGGATCGCCGCCACCAACGCGATCTCCGACGTCTACGCCATGGGCGGCAAGCCGATCCTCGCGCTCGCCATCCTGGGCATGCCGGTGGGCAAGATCGCCCCCGAGATCGTCGCCCGGATCCTGAAGGGCGGGGCCGCCACCTGCGCCGAGGCGGGCATCCCGATCGCGGGCGGCCACTCGATCGATACCCCGGAGCCGATCTACGGCCTGGCGGTGATCGGATTGTGCGACCGTGCCCGCATCCGGCGCAACGCCGACGCGCGAGCCGGCGACGTGGCCATCCTGACCAAGCCGCTCGGCGTCGGCATCTACTCCGCCGCGATCAAGCGCGAGGCCCTCGACGCCGCGGGCTATGCCGACTTCGTCGCCACCACGACGCGTCTCAACAGGGTCGGGGCAGATCTGGCGGGCGATGCGGAGGTCCATGCCATCACCGACATCACCGGTTTCGGCCTCCTCGGGCATGGGCTCGAACTCGCCCGCGGCGCCGGCCTGACCTTCGTCGTCGCGGCCGGCGCGATCCCGCTCCTGCCCCGGGCCGAAGCGCTGGCGCGGGACGGCTTCGTCACCGGCGCCTCGCACCGCAACTGGGCGAGTTTCGGCGGCCAGGTCACCCTGCCCGAGGATCTGCCGGACTGGCGCCGCCACATCCTCACCGATCCCCAGACCTCGGGCGGCCTCCTCGTGACCTGTTCGCCCGGGCGTGCCGAGGCGATCCTGGCCCAGGTCCGCGCCGCGGGTTTCGCGCAGGCCGCCATCGTGGGGCGGTTCGAGGCCGGCGCCCCCGGGATCCGCGTCGAGGCCTGA
- a CDS encoding HlyD family type I secretion periplasmic adaptor subunit: MTRDQASADPTRETRRSLRRHVVGVAAVIVLATGTGAWTAATELSGAIIATGSLVVESNIKKVQHPTGGVVAELPIQEGARVLAGDLLVRLDATTTRATYDSVTKSLWEIAARNARLEAERDGREEVAFPAELGGAGSDVARIVDGERKLFRFRRDALQGQKAQLRERIGQLREEIKGLVEQAAAKEQETTIIGREYEGVEDLWKKNLIQLTRLTSLQRDMSRLKGERGVLVANIAQTKGKVSETELQIIQLEQNLRSDVAKELAENRAKAATLTEQRIAAFDQLQRIEIRSPQTGYVHELAVHTRGGVISPGEPIMLIVPNADSLVAEVRVAPQDIDRLQTGQAAGLRFPSFDQRTTPELNGRVIRIAADVSEDKRTGSFYYLVRLGVTKDELGRLDGAKLMPGMPVEAFIRTADRTVLSYLTKPLVDQARRAFREK; the protein is encoded by the coding sequence ATGACGCGGGACCAGGCCTCCGCCGACCCGACCCGCGAGACCCGGCGCTCGCTGCGGCGGCACGTCGTCGGCGTCGCCGCGGTGATCGTGCTGGCCACCGGGACCGGCGCCTGGACGGCCGCCACGGAACTGTCCGGGGCGATCATCGCCACGGGCTCCCTGGTGGTCGAGAGCAACATCAAGAAGGTCCAGCACCCCACCGGCGGCGTGGTCGCCGAACTGCCGATCCAGGAGGGCGCCCGGGTCCTGGCCGGCGACCTGCTGGTCCGCCTCGACGCCACCACCACCCGGGCGACCTACGACAGCGTCACCAAGAGCCTGTGGGAGATCGCCGCCCGCAATGCCCGGCTGGAGGCCGAGCGCGACGGCCGCGAGGAGGTCGCGTTCCCGGCCGAACTCGGCGGAGCCGGATCCGATGTCGCCCGGATCGTCGACGGCGAGCGCAAGCTGTTCCGCTTCCGCCGCGACGCGCTCCAGGGCCAGAAGGCGCAGCTGCGCGAGCGGATCGGCCAGCTGCGCGAGGAGATCAAGGGCTTGGTCGAGCAGGCCGCCGCCAAGGAGCAGGAGACCACGATCATCGGCCGGGAATACGAGGGCGTCGAGGATCTCTGGAAGAAGAACCTGATCCAGCTGACCCGGCTCACGAGCCTGCAGCGCGACATGTCCCGCCTCAAGGGCGAGCGCGGGGTCCTGGTGGCCAACATCGCCCAGACCAAGGGCAAGGTCTCGGAGACCGAGCTGCAGATCATCCAGCTCGAGCAGAACCTGCGCAGCGACGTCGCCAAGGAGCTGGCCGAGAACCGCGCCAAGGCCGCGACCCTGACCGAGCAGCGGATCGCCGCCTTCGACCAGCTCCAGCGCATCGAGATCCGCTCGCCGCAGACCGGCTACGTCCACGAGCTGGCGGTCCATACCCGTGGGGGCGTGATCTCCCCGGGCGAACCGATCATGCTGATCGTGCCGAACGCCGATTCCCTGGTGGCCGAGGTCCGGGTCGCGCCCCAGGACATCGACCGGCTGCAGACCGGGCAGGCCGCCGGCCTGCGCTTCCCGAGCTTCGACCAGCGGACGACCCCGGAGCTCAACGGCCGCGTCATCCGGATCGCCGCCGACGTCAGCGAGGACAAGCGGACCGGCAGCTTCTACTACCTGGTGCGCCTGGGCGTGACCAAGGACGAGCTCGGCCGGCTCGATGGCGCCAAGCTGATGCCCGGCATGCCCGTGGAGGCCTTCATCCGGACCGCCGACCGGACGGTGCTGTCGTACCTGACCAAGCCCCTGGTCGATCAGGCGCGCCGGGCGTTTCGCGAGAAGTAG
- a CDS encoding CHASE3 domain-containing protein: MTARTALDVIGQLPRRSKTVDRMVAGLAVILTMLGIAVGASVYQQRGSEAVRHALAVEGRLGRVLSAVQDAETGQRGYLLTGDEDFLPPFRAGRSKVNGELARLGDLLRDDDGQRAELDGLILLIREKLGELATTIDLYRGGDAEASRTLVREGSGRRLMDEIRTVVRRMEAQETALMEQRQAAVSRIALLIWAALAALVLVLILFAVSVMREAGRRRRLSRFLPQELVSRLADDDGSLRAGRRQQAVIAFVDMRGSTALAERLDPQQLSAFLSAFRRRVMWTAKLHNGVVDKFLGDGALVVFGLPEAQGDDAARAVAFAGDLVEAIARWNRKGEHDATVRIGIGLHCGEVFSGIIGEEARYEFTVLGDTVNVAARLEQATKVHGVPILASEAVRRAAGPATAVWREVSREPLRGRREPMAYFSVEPPGHAEPAPARLRDVDPLPELAL, encoded by the coding sequence ATGACCGCCCGGACCGCCCTGGACGTGATCGGGCAGCTGCCCCGGCGCTCGAAGACCGTCGACCGGATGGTCGCGGGCCTCGCGGTGATCCTGACCATGCTGGGCATCGCCGTGGGCGCCTCGGTCTACCAGCAGCGCGGCAGCGAGGCCGTGCGCCACGCCCTGGCGGTGGAGGGGCGCCTCGGCCGGGTGCTGTCGGCGGTGCAGGACGCCGAGACCGGGCAGCGCGGCTACCTGCTCACCGGGGACGAGGATTTCCTGCCGCCGTTCCGGGCCGGCCGCTCCAAGGTCAACGGCGAACTCGCCCGCCTGGGCGACCTGCTGCGGGACGACGACGGCCAGCGCGCCGAACTCGACGGCCTGATCCTGCTGATCCGCGAGAAGCTCGGCGAACTCGCCACCACCATCGACCTGTACCGGGGCGGCGACGCCGAGGCGAGCCGGACCCTCGTCCGGGAGGGGAGCGGGCGCCGCCTGATGGACGAGATTCGCACGGTCGTGCGCCGCATGGAGGCCCAGGAGACGGCCCTGATGGAGCAGCGCCAGGCGGCGGTCTCCCGGATCGCGCTGCTGATCTGGGCGGCCCTGGCCGCGCTCGTCCTGGTGCTGATCCTGTTCGCCGTGTCGGTCATGCGCGAGGCGGGGCGCCGCCGCCGGCTGTCGCGCTTCCTGCCGCAGGAGCTGGTCTCGCGCCTGGCCGACGACGACGGCAGCCTGCGGGCAGGCCGGCGACAGCAGGCGGTCATCGCCTTCGTCGACATGCGCGGCTCCACCGCCCTGGCCGAGCGCCTCGACCCGCAGCAGCTCTCCGCGTTCCTGTCCGCGTTCCGGCGCCGGGTGATGTGGACGGCCAAGCTGCACAACGGCGTGGTCGACAAGTTCCTGGGCGACGGCGCCCTGGTGGTGTTCGGCCTGCCCGAGGCGCAGGGCGACGACGCCGCCCGGGCGGTGGCCTTCGCGGGGGACCTGGTCGAGGCCATCGCCCGCTGGAACCGCAAGGGCGAGCACGACGCCACGGTGCGCATCGGGATCGGCCTCCATTGCGGCGAGGTGTTCAGCGGGATCATCGGCGAGGAGGCCCGCTACGAGTTCACCGTGCTGGGCGACACCGTGAACGTCGCCGCGCGCCTTGAGCAGGCGACCAAGGTCCACGGCGTGCCGATCCTGGCCTCGGAGGCGGTCCGGCGGGCCGCAGGCCCGGCCACCGCGGTCTGGCGGGAGGTCAGCCGCGAGCCCCTGCGCGGCCGCCGGGAGCCGATGGCCTATTTTTCCGTCGAGCCGCCAGGCCACGCCGAGCCCGCACCGGCCCGCCTGCGCGACGTCGATCCGCTCCCGGAACTGGCGCTGTAG